TAAGCCACCACCAGGAATGCAATCCAGACCACGCCGACCATCAGCGCCGCTTGAGTCTCAGGGAAGTAGCCCAGTACGCCGAAGATGAACACCATGAACGCAATCGCGGCCATCGGCGCATACGGCCAGAACGGCACCGGGAACTTGAGCTCGGCCACTTGCTCGCGGGTCATGGAGCGACGCATGGCCACCTGAGTCACCAAAATCATCAACCACACCCACACCGTGGCAAAGGTGGCAATCGAGGCGATCACCAGGAAGATGTTTTCCGGGATCAGGTAGTTGAGCACCACACCGCCCAACAACGTAGCGCCCATCACCAGGACCGTCATCCACGGCACGCCATGGCGGGAGATTTTGGCGAAGCCTTTAGGCGCCTGCCCTTGCTGTGCCAGACCGTACATCATGCGGCCTGCGCCGAAGATGTCGCTGTTGATGGCCGACACCGCAGCCGAGATCACCACGATGTTCAGAATGGTGGCCGCCGAGCTGATACCCAGGCTGTCAAAAATCTGCACAAACGGGCTGCCCTGGCTGCCGATCTGGGTCCAAGGGTAAATAGCCATCAACACAAACAGGGTCAGCACATAGAACAACAGAATGCGTAACGGCACTGCGTTGATCGCTTTAGGGATCACGCGTTGCGGGTCTTTGGCTTCGCCGGCGGTGATGCCGATGATTTCAATGCCGCCAAAGGCAAACATCACCACCGCAAACGAAGCGATCAAGCCGCCCACGCCATTAGGCATAAAGCCGCCGAATGACCACAGGTTGCTGATGCCGGTGGCCACCGCATCTGAACTGCCGGAGGTACCGATGCCGAACAGCATGATGCCGAAACCGGCCAGGATCATCGCCACGATGGCGGCAACCTTGAGCAGCGACAGCCAGAACTCCATTTCACCGAAGACTTTGACGCTGCACAGGTTAAGCCCGCCAATCAGCAGCACGATGCCCAATACCCAGATCCAGCGCGCCACCTCCGGGAACCAGAAGCCCATATAGATACCGAAGGCGGTGACATCGGCCAGACACACGATGATCATCTCAAAGGCATAGGTCCAACCCAGGATAAAGCCGGACATCGGGCCCAGGTAGGTACTGGCGTAGTGGCCGAACGAACCGGACACCGGGTTGTGCACGGCCATTTCGCCCAGTGCGCGCATCACCATGAATACCGCAGCACCACCAATCAGGTACGCCAGCAACACAGCAGGTCCAGCCATTTGGATGGCAGCGGCTGAACCATAAAAAAGACCCGTTCCGATCGCTGAACCCAGCGCCATAAAACGGATGTGACGGGCCGATAGCCCGCGTTTCAAACCTTGAGTCTGGTTTTGCATTTCGCGTCCTTGATTATTATTGTCGGCGAAAACAGAGACGCAGAGAGCCCGGGAGGCTCTCTGCGTTTTTTTGGGGTTACAGGCTTGGCAGAACGTGTGCTGGCAGCAGATCGTTCAGGCAACGGGTTGCCAACAGCTTCATGGCAATTTCGATGTCCGGAGCGAAGAAGCGGTCTTTCTCATAGTGCGCAACCTTGCTACGCAAGGTGGTGCGAGCGATTTCAAGCTTGGCCGAGGTTTTCAGGCCATCACGCAGGTCCAGA
This genomic stretch from Pseudomonas deceptionensis harbors:
- a CDS encoding amino acid permease; the encoded protein is MQNQTQGLKRGLSARHIRFMALGSAIGTGLFYGSAAAIQMAGPAVLLAYLIGGAAVFMVMRALGEMAVHNPVSGSFGHYASTYLGPMSGFILGWTYAFEMIIVCLADVTAFGIYMGFWFPEVARWIWVLGIVLLIGGLNLCSVKVFGEMEFWLSLLKVAAIVAMILAGFGIMLFGIGTSGSSDAVATGISNLWSFGGFMPNGVGGLIASFAVVMFAFGGIEIIGITAGEAKDPQRVIPKAINAVPLRILLFYVLTLFVLMAIYPWTQIGSQGSPFVQIFDSLGISSAATILNIVVISAAVSAINSDIFGAGRMMYGLAQQGQAPKGFAKISRHGVPWMTVLVMGATLLGGVVLNYLIPENIFLVIASIATFATVWVWLMILVTQVAMRRSMTREQVAELKFPVPFWPYAPMAAIAFMVFIFGVLGYFPETQAALMVGVVWIAFLVVAYLLWVKPAAGRAIEVAPELS